A window from Prinia subflava isolate CZ2003 ecotype Zambia chromosome Z, Cam_Psub_1.2, whole genome shotgun sequence encodes these proteins:
- the WDR44 gene encoding WD repeat-containing protein 44 isoform X1, whose amino-acid sequence MASDSDTEEFYDAPEDVHPAGSPAPSPTKVGAHVAKDMDNKLHKAGNETFLREIKQDDSKEIIDSIIEESQKAQQLEDDSLASRGNELTVPTSDANAWISGSGIINDIPEVLAAEIPLPEDTRESEDQSVCKDAELESGKLLFSSNQQESHKLTKVTNATDHKIDETAAQGETSRKEDITDKKEANTSEKVASDLSTKDLSTTEEMPPAKPPRQLTVEPDIVASTKKPVPARPPPPTNVPPPRPPPPARPAPPPRKKKSELDFEVQKPVLEVSRDSFTAGGLLTSSSVTEGVPKDSQPSLDLASATSGDKIVTAQENGKAADGQTTNEVLGPQRPRSNSGRELTDEEILASVMIKNLDTGEEIPLSLAEEKLPTGINPLTLHIMRRTKEYVSNDAAQSDDEDKMQTQQTDTDGGRLKQKTTQLKKFLGKSVKRAKHLAEEYGERAVNKVKSVRDEVFHTDQDDPSSSDDEGMPYTRPVKFKAAHGFKGPYDFEQIKVVQDLSGEHMGAVWTMKFSHCGRLLASAGQDNVVRIWVLKNAFDYFNNMRMKYNTEGRVSPSPSQESLNSSKSDTDAGICSGVDEDPDDKNAPFRQRPFCKYKGHTADLLDLSWSKNYFLLSSSMDKTVRLWHISRRECLCCFQHIDFVTAIAFHPRDDRYFLSGSLDGKLRLWNIPDKKVALWNEVDGQTKLITAANFCQNGKYAVIGTYDGRCIFYDTEHLKYHTQIHVRSTRGRNRVGRKITGIEPLPGENKILVTSNDSRIRLYDLRDLSLSMKYKGYVNSSSQIKASFSHDFTYIVSGSEDKYVYIWSTYHDLSKFTSVRRDRNDFWEGIKAHNAVVTSAIFAPNPGLMVSLETSEKQEAETKGEDCEISDTIPSGALKTDHTEVLLSADFTGAIKVFINKKKHVS is encoded by the exons atGGCGTCCGACAGCGACACCGAGGAGTTCTACGATGCGCCCGAGGACGTGCATCCCGCGGGCTCCCCCGCGCC ATCACCTACAAAAGTTGGAGCCCATGTAGCAAAG GATATGGACAATAAACTACACAAAGctggaaatgaaacatttctacGAGAAATTAAACAAGATGATTCAAAAGAG ATCATTGACAGTATTATAGAAGAAAGCCAGAAGGCCCAACAACTAGAGGATGATTCTTTAGCTTCTAGAGGAAATGAATTGACTGTTCCAACTTCAGATGCAAATGCTTGGATTTCTGGATCAGGTATCATTAATGATATCCCAGAAGTACTAGCTGCTGAAATACCATTACCAGAAGACACTAGAGAATCAGAGGATCAGAGTGTGTGTAAGGATGCTGAATTGGAGTCTGGCAAGCTTTTGTTTAGTTCTAACCAACAGGAATCTCATAAACTAACAAAAGTAACAAATGCAACTGACCATAAAATAGATGAAACTGCAGCACAAGGAGAAACATCAAGAAAAGAGGACATAACAGACAAGAAAGAGgcaaatacttcagaaaaagtGGCTTCAGATTTATCTACCAAAGACCTTTCTACAACAGAAGAAATGCCCCCAGCAAAGCCACCAAGGCAGCTGACTGTAGAGCCTGACATAGTTGCGAGCACAAAGAAGCCTGTCCCAGCCCGGCCCCCACCTCCCACAAATGTTCCTCCCCCAAGACCACCCCCCCCTGCACGGCCAGCTCCACCTCCCCGGAAGAAGAAGAGTGAACTGGATTTTGAAGTGCAAAAACCTGTTTTAGAAG TTTCTCGAGACAGCTTCACAGCTGGTGGTCTTTTAACTTCAAGTTCAGTGACAGAGGGTGTGCCCAAAGATTCGCAGCCTTCCTTGGATTTGGCCAGTGCAACTAGTGGAGATAAAATCGTCACTGCACAG gaaaatggaaaagcagctgatgGCCAAACAACAAATGAAGTACTTGGACCACAAAGACCCAGGTCTAACTCTGGCAGAGAGCTCACAGATGAG GAAATTCTAGCAAGTGTAATGATTAAAAACCTTGATACAGGTGAAGAAATACCTCTGAGTTTGGCAGAAGAGAAGTTGCCAACAGGCATTAATCCCCTGACTTTGCATATCATGAGGAGAACTAAAGAATATGTCAG TAATGATGCAGCACAGTCTGATGATGAAGacaaaatgcaaacacagcAAACTGACACCGATGGAGGAAGGTTAAAACAGAAAAC GACTCAACTGAAAAAGTTCCTTGGCAAATCTGTAAAGAGGGCAAAGCACCTTGCTGAAGAATATGGTGAACGTGCTGTAAATAAGGTTAAGAGTGTTCGAGATGAAG TCTTTCACACAGATCAAGATGATCCCTCTTCCAGTGATGATGAAGGGATGCCCTATACAAGACCAGTTAAGTTCAAAGCAGCACATGGCTTCAAGGGACCTTATGATTTTGAACAAATTAAAGTTGTGCAGGATCTCAGTGGAGAGCATATG GGTGCTGTTTGGACAATGAAATTTTCTCACTGTGGTCGATTACTGGCATCTGCAGGGCAGGACAATGTAGTAAGGATATGGGTTTTAAAGAATGCCTTTGACTATTTCAATAACATGCGCATGAAGTACAACACAGAAG GCCGtgtctccccttctccctctcaaGAGAGCCTGAATTCTTCCAAGTCTGATACCGATGCAGGG ATTTGCAGCGGAGTTGATGAAGACCCAGATGATAAAAATGCCCCATTTCGTCAGCGACCATTTTGCAAATACAAGGGCCACACAGCAGATCTTCTTGATCTTTCCTGGTCTAAG AATTACttcttgctttcttcttctATGGATAAAACTGTCAGATTATGGCATATATCAAGAAGAGAATGTCTTTGCTGTTTCCAGCATATAGACTTTGTCACTGCTATAGCTTTCCATCCAAGG GACGACAGGTACTTTTTGAGTGGTTCATTGGATGGAAAACTCCGACTCTGGAACATTCCTGACAAAAAAGTGGCATTATGGAATGAGGTAGATGGGCAGACAAAATTGATTACAGCTGCCAACTTCTGTCAGAATGGCAAATACGCAGTCATAGGCACCTACGATGGAAGATGCATCTTTTATGATACAGAG CACTTGAAGTATCACACACAAATACATGTGCGTTCTACCAGAGGGCGAAATAGAGttggaagaaaaattactgGCATTGAACCTTTGCCAGGAGAAAATAAG ataCTAGTGACTTCAAATGATTCCAGAATCAGGTTGTATGACCTAAGAGATCTGTCTCTATCTATGAAGTACAAAGGATATgtcaacagcagcagccaaatcAAAGCCAGCTTTAG CCATGACTTTACCTATATTGTAAGTGGTTCAGAAGATAAGTATGTGTACATTTGGAGTACATACCATGACCTGAGCAAGTTTACATCTGTAAGAAGAGACCGAAATGACTTTTGGGAAGGTATTAAAG CACACAATGCAGTTGTCACCTCTGCGATCTTTGCTCCAAATCCTGGTTTGATGGTGTCACTAGAAACTTCTGAAAAGCAAGAAGCTGAAACTAAGGGAGAAGATTGTGAGATATCAGACACCATACCCTCTG GAGCTCTGAAGACAGATCACACAGAAGTGCTTTTATCAGCTGATTTTACCGGAGCAATTAAAGTCTTCattaacaaaaagaaacatgTATCTTAG
- the WDR44 gene encoding WD repeat-containing protein 44 isoform X2 yields MDNKLHKAGNETFLREIKQDDSKEIIDSIIEESQKAQQLEDDSLASRGNELTVPTSDANAWISGSGIINDIPEVLAAEIPLPEDTRESEDQSVCKDAELESGKLLFSSNQQESHKLTKVTNATDHKIDETAAQGETSRKEDITDKKEANTSEKVASDLSTKDLSTTEEMPPAKPPRQLTVEPDIVASTKKPVPARPPPPTNVPPPRPPPPARPAPPPRKKKSELDFEVQKPVLEVSRDSFTAGGLLTSSSVTEGVPKDSQPSLDLASATSGDKIVTAQENGKAADGQTTNEVLGPQRPRSNSGRELTDEEILASVMIKNLDTGEEIPLSLAEEKLPTGINPLTLHIMRRTKEYVSNDAAQSDDEDKMQTQQTDTDGGRLKQKTTQLKKFLGKSVKRAKHLAEEYGERAVNKVKSVRDEVFHTDQDDPSSSDDEGMPYTRPVKFKAAHGFKGPYDFEQIKVVQDLSGEHMGAVWTMKFSHCGRLLASAGQDNVVRIWVLKNAFDYFNNMRMKYNTEGRVSPSPSQESLNSSKSDTDAGICSGVDEDPDDKNAPFRQRPFCKYKGHTADLLDLSWSKNYFLLSSSMDKTVRLWHISRRECLCCFQHIDFVTAIAFHPRDDRYFLSGSLDGKLRLWNIPDKKVALWNEVDGQTKLITAANFCQNGKYAVIGTYDGRCIFYDTEHLKYHTQIHVRSTRGRNRVGRKITGIEPLPGENKILVTSNDSRIRLYDLRDLSLSMKYKGYVNSSSQIKASFSHDFTYIVSGSEDKYVYIWSTYHDLSKFTSVRRDRNDFWEGIKAHNAVVTSAIFAPNPGLMVSLETSEKQEAETKGEDCEISDTIPSGALKTDHTEVLLSADFTGAIKVFINKKKHVS; encoded by the exons ATGGACAATAAACTACACAAAGctggaaatgaaacatttctacGAGAAATTAAACAAGATGATTCAAAAGAG ATCATTGACAGTATTATAGAAGAAAGCCAGAAGGCCCAACAACTAGAGGATGATTCTTTAGCTTCTAGAGGAAATGAATTGACTGTTCCAACTTCAGATGCAAATGCTTGGATTTCTGGATCAGGTATCATTAATGATATCCCAGAAGTACTAGCTGCTGAAATACCATTACCAGAAGACACTAGAGAATCAGAGGATCAGAGTGTGTGTAAGGATGCTGAATTGGAGTCTGGCAAGCTTTTGTTTAGTTCTAACCAACAGGAATCTCATAAACTAACAAAAGTAACAAATGCAACTGACCATAAAATAGATGAAACTGCAGCACAAGGAGAAACATCAAGAAAAGAGGACATAACAGACAAGAAAGAGgcaaatacttcagaaaaagtGGCTTCAGATTTATCTACCAAAGACCTTTCTACAACAGAAGAAATGCCCCCAGCAAAGCCACCAAGGCAGCTGACTGTAGAGCCTGACATAGTTGCGAGCACAAAGAAGCCTGTCCCAGCCCGGCCCCCACCTCCCACAAATGTTCCTCCCCCAAGACCACCCCCCCCTGCACGGCCAGCTCCACCTCCCCGGAAGAAGAAGAGTGAACTGGATTTTGAAGTGCAAAAACCTGTTTTAGAAG TTTCTCGAGACAGCTTCACAGCTGGTGGTCTTTTAACTTCAAGTTCAGTGACAGAGGGTGTGCCCAAAGATTCGCAGCCTTCCTTGGATTTGGCCAGTGCAACTAGTGGAGATAAAATCGTCACTGCACAG gaaaatggaaaagcagctgatgGCCAAACAACAAATGAAGTACTTGGACCACAAAGACCCAGGTCTAACTCTGGCAGAGAGCTCACAGATGAG GAAATTCTAGCAAGTGTAATGATTAAAAACCTTGATACAGGTGAAGAAATACCTCTGAGTTTGGCAGAAGAGAAGTTGCCAACAGGCATTAATCCCCTGACTTTGCATATCATGAGGAGAACTAAAGAATATGTCAG TAATGATGCAGCACAGTCTGATGATGAAGacaaaatgcaaacacagcAAACTGACACCGATGGAGGAAGGTTAAAACAGAAAAC GACTCAACTGAAAAAGTTCCTTGGCAAATCTGTAAAGAGGGCAAAGCACCTTGCTGAAGAATATGGTGAACGTGCTGTAAATAAGGTTAAGAGTGTTCGAGATGAAG TCTTTCACACAGATCAAGATGATCCCTCTTCCAGTGATGATGAAGGGATGCCCTATACAAGACCAGTTAAGTTCAAAGCAGCACATGGCTTCAAGGGACCTTATGATTTTGAACAAATTAAAGTTGTGCAGGATCTCAGTGGAGAGCATATG GGTGCTGTTTGGACAATGAAATTTTCTCACTGTGGTCGATTACTGGCATCTGCAGGGCAGGACAATGTAGTAAGGATATGGGTTTTAAAGAATGCCTTTGACTATTTCAATAACATGCGCATGAAGTACAACACAGAAG GCCGtgtctccccttctccctctcaaGAGAGCCTGAATTCTTCCAAGTCTGATACCGATGCAGGG ATTTGCAGCGGAGTTGATGAAGACCCAGATGATAAAAATGCCCCATTTCGTCAGCGACCATTTTGCAAATACAAGGGCCACACAGCAGATCTTCTTGATCTTTCCTGGTCTAAG AATTACttcttgctttcttcttctATGGATAAAACTGTCAGATTATGGCATATATCAAGAAGAGAATGTCTTTGCTGTTTCCAGCATATAGACTTTGTCACTGCTATAGCTTTCCATCCAAGG GACGACAGGTACTTTTTGAGTGGTTCATTGGATGGAAAACTCCGACTCTGGAACATTCCTGACAAAAAAGTGGCATTATGGAATGAGGTAGATGGGCAGACAAAATTGATTACAGCTGCCAACTTCTGTCAGAATGGCAAATACGCAGTCATAGGCACCTACGATGGAAGATGCATCTTTTATGATACAGAG CACTTGAAGTATCACACACAAATACATGTGCGTTCTACCAGAGGGCGAAATAGAGttggaagaaaaattactgGCATTGAACCTTTGCCAGGAGAAAATAAG ataCTAGTGACTTCAAATGATTCCAGAATCAGGTTGTATGACCTAAGAGATCTGTCTCTATCTATGAAGTACAAAGGATATgtcaacagcagcagccaaatcAAAGCCAGCTTTAG CCATGACTTTACCTATATTGTAAGTGGTTCAGAAGATAAGTATGTGTACATTTGGAGTACATACCATGACCTGAGCAAGTTTACATCTGTAAGAAGAGACCGAAATGACTTTTGGGAAGGTATTAAAG CACACAATGCAGTTGTCACCTCTGCGATCTTTGCTCCAAATCCTGGTTTGATGGTGTCACTAGAAACTTCTGAAAAGCAAGAAGCTGAAACTAAGGGAGAAGATTGTGAGATATCAGACACCATACCCTCTG GAGCTCTGAAGACAGATCACACAGAAGTGCTTTTATCAGCTGATTTTACCGGAGCAATTAAAGTCTTCattaacaaaaagaaacatgTATCTTAG